Part of the Candidatus Brocadia sinica JPN1 genome, CAAAATACCCAACACTTCAACATTAAATATTTCTATCCGCTCACCTGTGAAAACGGTTTTACCATATCCTTTCATACCAGGGGTAATCTCATCGACATTCATAATATTTTCTGCGGCAAAGAGCATGGGCTTACTGATCGAAATAAAGGCAGAAAAAATACCCAGGATTACGAAAAAATAAGGCGATTTATGTATCTTTAGTTCCATGCTGCAAACTCTACCAAATTTGGCAATTTATTGTCAAGGTATAAAAGAGTTGAAATATTTATATTTAAAAATTAAACTATTTTGTATAAGATGTGTATTTGGAATTTTAATCTTACACGAGACAGGTAAGGCATAAGTTCTGATTTATACCTTGAAAGTAGAAACGTAGTTAATGTACTTATCGTGACAGGTAGTTCCTGCGACTGTAGTAATGGACACAATAGTACTTAATCTCAGAGATCAAAATCTTTATTCAAAACACATAGAAGCAGCTGCCCGGGCATTACGGGCGGGCGAACTGGTTGCCTTCCCCACAGAAACAGTATATGGACTTGGGGCTCATAGAGACAACGCAAAAGCCGTAGAGCGTATTTATAAGGTAAAGAAACGGGTCGAAGAAAAGAGACTCACCTTAATGATTGCGGATTCCGACGATGTAAAAAAGTATGTCGACCACTTTTCAAACACTGCAAAGAGGTTGATGGAATTTTTCTGGCCCGGTGCGTTAGCCATTGTTTTCCCTTTAAAGGACGGTTCAGACATTTGTATACGGTTTCCCGATAACACCGTGGCGAGGGATTTGGTCCGGGCTGCAAAGGTACCTATCGTCACTACAAGCGCGAACATTTCCGGATACCCACCCTCCACAGATGCACAACAGGTGCTGATGGACTTTCGGGGGAAGATTCCCATAGTACTTGACGGCGGTTCGACACGGTTTCGTTCCCCTTCTACCGTACTTGGATTAAAAGACGATGCCTTTGAAATCCTCCGCCAGGGTATTATTTCAGAGGCTATGATACGAAGTCGCCTTGAGAAGGGTTTGGTAAAGGTGTAATATTTACACAATCGAATTAGGTTTTTGGCGAAGCGAAGAGTCTCCTTGCTCTGCAACCCCTTTGAAATTTCCAAACGTTGAATTAGACTGATTCCTGGCTTCCCAACACAAGAAAACGCAGGTTTACTGCTGTACAAAATATTGTTATTGTTGCAGTTATACATTGTGGTTTTTTATTTTTTAACTCTCATAAAAATTTTATAAACGATAGTAAAAGAGTCTAGAATGAAAATTGCATTAGCATCAGATCACAGAGGTTTTGATTTTAAGCAGCGCGTGGCATCCATGCTCACACAAATGGGGCACACGGTAAAGGATTTTGGCACAAACAAAAACAGT contains:
- a CDS encoding L-threonylcarbamoyladenylate synthase, which gives rise to MDTIVLNLRDQNLYSKHIEAAARALRAGELVAFPTETVYGLGAHRDNAKAVERIYKVKKRVEEKRLTLMIADSDDVKKYVDHFSNTAKRLMEFFWPGALAIVFPLKDGSDICIRFPDNTVARDLVRAAKVPIVTTSANISGYPPSTDAQQVLMDFRGKIPIVLDGGSTRFRSPSTVLGLKDDAFEILRQGIISEAMIRSRLEKGLVKV